The Flavobacterium commune genome contains the following window.
GCAGGACAAATGTCGGCTTGGTATGTTTTTGCAGCCTTAGGATTTTATCCGGTTGCTCCTTCAGTGCCTCAATATGTGATTTCGGGACCTCATTTTGATAAAATTACACTGAGTTTGGAAAACGGAAAAACATTGATTATTAATGCAAAAGGAGCTTCTTCCGGGAATAATTACATCCAGAAAATAAGGTTTAACGGAGTAGAATATTATAAAACCTATTTGGATCATTTTTCTATTATGAAGGGAGGAATTTTAGATTTTGAAATGGGAAACCAACCTAATAAATCATGGGGAACAGCTAAGGAAAGTAAGCCATTTTCATTATCGAATTAAAAATAAAAGAGATGAACAAGATAAGTCGTGGCGAATTTTTAAAACTAGGAAGTCTATCATTGCTTGGTGCTTTGGTTAGCGACGCTGTTTTGGCAAATGATGGATTTTTTAGTGCCCCGACAACTAAAGTGGATTCTCTTTTGATGAAAAAACTTCTTTTAAGTAATGATGCAAAGGTGGAACAGCTGCTTCAAAAGGAGCTCACTGATTCTGCTATTCGTCTGAGTAGTTTTCGTTCTTTGGCAAATAGTATTGCGGTATTATCCGCCTCGGTTTCTCATTCGGAATCGAGGTTTTATAAGTCTAAAATTGTTGTCGAACGTTTGAATCAATCGGCTGATGTATTATTAAAAGGACAATACAGCGATGGGACGGTTGATGCTGGTGGAAACAGACAGTCACCACCTGATACGGCTTTTGTTTTAGAATACATTTGTTCGGCTGCGACAGTTTTGAGAGAAAATAAACAAAAAGATTTGGATCCGGTAAAAGTGAAACTTAAAAAGTTTATTCAGAATGCCGGGGAAGCAATGATAACAGGAGGAGTTCACACGCCTAATCACCGATGGGTGGTTAGTGCAGCTCTGGCCAATATCAATTCGCTTTATCCGGATGTCAGATACGTTCAAAGAATTGACCAATGGTTGGCCGAAGGAGTTTATATCAATCAGGATGGACATTATTCGGAACGAAGCGGGATTTATTCGGCGGTTATAGACAAGGCCTTAATTACGATGGCCCGATTACTGAATAGGCCGGAGTTGTTGAAAATGGTTCAAAAAAACTTAATCACAACTTATTATTACACGGAACCTAATGGCGATTTGGTTACTGTAGATTCTAAAAGACAGGATCAGTTTATGGATATCACGGTTACCAAATTTTATTTGCAATACCGTTATATGGCTATTCATACGGGAAATCCATTGTTTGCGTATATGGTAAAACTTATTGAAAAAAGTCCCGATTTTGACAAGTATATTCTACAGGATTCATTGGTTGAATTTATGGGGGATCCAGAGTTGCAGCAGCAAATTCCTGTGAGTTCTAATGTTGAAAATGATTTTGAAAAGTTTTTTGTTCTTTCCAATTTGGCCCGAATCAGACGAGGCAAAACTTCGATAACGCTATTTGGAGGAAATGACAAACCGGTATTAATAGCTTCAGGAAGATCGTCTAACCCTAATTTTTTAATGTATCGAAAAGGAGATGCCATATTAAAATACATGCGATTGTCGTCTTCGTTTTTCAGAATGGGTTATTTCAGTAGTGATGGTATCGAAAAAGTAGGGAATAAATACATTTTGAAAGAAACAAAAGAAGCCGATTATTATCAGCCACTGGCTCCGGAATTCCGGAAAACTGATGGCGATTATCAATTGTCAGAGTCAAAGGATGGAAGGTTTTGGAACAAAATGGATTTTGATAATCGAGTTGCAAGCAATATAAAAACGCAAACCACGGTTGTTGAAATTGAGGAAA
Protein-coding sequences here:
- a CDS encoding prenyltransferase/squalene oxidase repeat-containing protein, with the protein product MNKISRGEFLKLGSLSLLGALVSDAVLANDGFFSAPTTKVDSLLMKKLLLSNDAKVEQLLQKELTDSAIRLSSFRSLANSIAVLSASVSHSESRFYKSKIVVERLNQSADVLLKGQYSDGTVDAGGNRQSPPDTAFVLEYICSAATVLRENKQKDLDPVKVKLKKFIQNAGEAMITGGVHTPNHRWVVSAALANINSLYPDVRYVQRIDQWLAEGVYINQDGHYSERSGIYSAVIDKALITMARLLNRPELLKMVQKNLITTYYYTEPNGDLVTVDSKRQDQFMDITVTKFYLQYRYMAIHTGNPLFAYMVKLIEKSPDFDKYILQDSLVEFMGDPELQQQIPVSSNVENDFEKFFVLSNLARIRRGKTSITLFGGNDKPVLIASGRSSNPNFLMYRKGDAILKYMRLSSSFFRMGYFSSDGIEKVGNKYILKETKEADYYQPLAPEFRKTDGDYQLSESKDGRFWNKMDFDNRVASNIKTQTTVVEIEENNGALSLDFKVDGPPNVEITVEMCFKEGTQVAGATLGEKGNYFLKSGTAQLSMGTDAIQLGPGICEHQNVSNLDSEEYTYHQGTLRTDGVHVYITGFTPFRHKMTIS